The Acidobacteriaceae bacterium nucleotide sequence ATCGCAGCCCGGTGCCTGGCCAGCAAGGCGCCGAACAAAAAGACCATCGCAAACTTTACATCTCCCCCCAAACCCAGCGGATCGGCGATGCCATGCTTCAGCAGTGTGACAGAGATGCCGTAAAGAATCAGGATCAGGGATTCGCACACGCCAAAAGGGATTAGCCGTACCACCAGCAACAATGCTGGAAAGAGAATCGACATCAACATTTCGTAATGAAGAGACCAGAATGCTGTATTCATCTCGAAGCTGACCGACATCATCAGATGATGACGGATCATCGAGAAGCTTAAAGGGTGCTGCCATGTCTCGTAGTACCAGGGGGCCAATGGCAAATGCTTCTCTCCCACCAGGAGCATGCCTACGGCCGCTAGCCCAACAGCCGCGACATACGGTACATAGATTCGGAAAATACGTCGAACCAAATAAGCATCATATCGACCGAAAGTGCCCTTATTCCAGAACGGCAAACTGAGCACAAACCCACTCAATACAAAGAACAACAGTACCGCCGAATGGCCTGCAACAAGGGGAAGCAGATAGGGCTTTTCCTTCAGATCGTACATACAGCAGAAGTGATGCAAGATAACGGTGAAAGCAGCGATGCCCCTTAAGCCATCCAGTTCCAGAAATCGAGCGCCGGCCGTGCGTTCACGCAACTGTTCCGGAATCTGAGTCATTGTGCTCTACCCTTTGCACCAGTTTATTTTTAACCGACCATAGCCGCATCAAGGATGCATTACGTCCAGGCTACGACTATGAATTCGAGGGACTTCCTGCACAGCGCACCCACGCTGCACAGTCGCGCTAGGTGAGCCTCGCCCCCACCCGCTTGCCGAGCCGCAGTGCAGGCTCTTCGATCACTCGGCAAAAAACATGAGCCATACCAAAGGAAAGAAGTACATAAGGGACAAAGATTTCTAACAGGTTCAACTTCCCATACAGCAGATTCGTCAAGGCAAAAAGCACCGTGCCATGTAAAAGGTAAAGGCTATACGAGATCCGCCCAAGATACTCTGGCACGCGCATCTCAAAAAACTTACGAAACTGCGACATGCTGAGGCAAAGAACAATAAGCCCAGCCGAGCCCAGCACCAACAGGGGCTCCTGGACAAACGCCAGGGTCGGCGGCTTCAAGTAATGATCGAACGTCCCCCAGAACAACAGAAGTGCAACCACCAGAAGACTACTCTTAGCAGCCATTCCGGAGCGGTTCAGTGCGTTCTTCAGCTGCTCCCGCTGCCGCGCCAACAGTGCTCCAAGGACAAACATCGATCCGAAGCGCATCGTCTCCTGGTAGAGAAAAAAATCTCCATGCACAAAGAGATGGAGCCCTGCACCGACCGCATACAAAGCCACCATGAGCACCAACGAACCGGCCAGCTTCAGGCGATACAGCAGGAATAACAACGCAG carries:
- a CDS encoding acyltransferase, with product MTQIPEQLRERTAGARFLELDGLRGIAAFTVILHHFCCMYDLKEKPYLLPLVAGHSAVLLFFVLSGFVLSLPFWNKGTFGRYDAYLVRRIFRIYVPYVAAVGLAAVGMLLVGEKHLPLAPWYYETWQHPLSFSMIRHHLMMSVSFEMNTAFWSLHYEMLMSILFPALLLVVRLIPFGVCESLILILYGISVTLLKHGIADPLGLGGDVKFAMVFLFGALLARHRAAIHRLWNRAGKLATGVFAVVSCMAYWGYVRSVTYRGHFPDAPEIILVLGAGGVLLSSLYSRRLSAFMKNRVAEYLGRVSYSLYLVHGTVLFFLVDVLYWKISWEWMLVLFVIVSLVLAHLFCVLIEEPALRVGKRLSAKLAK
- a CDS encoding acyltransferase — encoded protein: MTSSVGELRERSTGSRYVSLDGLRGVAAFTVMFHHFFFMYDLPRPWYLTPLLAGEQAVLLFFVLSGFVLSLPFWNKGTLGSYKSYLARRFFRIYVPLFFARIVALIGDYFWGRGHLPLGGWYYMTWQDKVTPRFAFVQLLFGTSAHLNTAFWSLRYELVISILFPALLFLLYRLKLAGSLVLMVALYAVGAGLHLFVHGDFFLYQETMRFGSMFVLGALLARQREQLKNALNRSGMAAKSSLLVVALLLFWGTFDHYLKPPTLAFVQEPLLVLGSAGLIVLCLSMSQFRKFFEMRVPEYLGRISYSLYLLHGTVLFALTNLLYGKLNLLEIFVPYVLLSFGMAHVFCRVIEEPALRLGKRVGARLT